The Hymenobacter oligotrophus genome has a window encoding:
- a CDS encoding polysaccharide deacetylase family protein codes for MPTATSTTPKQPVAARQSQQNMLAYVLRHFWMAYEAAPLHIGYGGLNPEATVQVEAEQTSFFEQAEPYPAEPLWREWAGCRLPFFFQPELPTELITLEPGRATIHADVVANAFYLLSGWQEYYSPERDHHGRFPYRASVQQRYQFVTVPVVNYYFDLLRTAVEHVLGHALPRRAWPQHAPFACWITHDVDNCRSGWKAEGKKALRAGQVGTFVSLLTRRLGGRDAWDNLDAVQREVAVHGQTSSFFMLGNPKPAPNGTPNADYDVRHPRYQRCLQRLRSGGAEIGVHGSIGTSTSPEALQREISQLPPPIRGNRFHYLSWEPQSTPAVLDAAGVQFDTTLGFAEHFGFRHSYCLPFWPYNFATGGCHRFLEIPLNLMDATLHHPNYLQLGPEEILPTVRPMLAEIERFGGVFTLLWHNENFSRRNHRNGPKQFHALVRYLRGRHAAFVVGSDVLARFAPTPA; via the coding sequence ATGCCAACCGCTACCTCAACCACGCCTAAGCAGCCCGTTGCTGCACGCCAGAGCCAGCAAAACATGCTGGCCTACGTGCTGCGGCATTTTTGGATGGCTTACGAGGCGGCGCCACTGCATATCGGTTACGGCGGGCTGAACCCCGAGGCAACGGTTCAGGTTGAGGCCGAGCAAACCTCCTTTTTCGAACAAGCCGAGCCCTACCCTGCCGAGCCCTTGTGGCGCGAGTGGGCGGGGTGCCGGCTGCCGTTCTTCTTTCAGCCCGAACTACCCACCGAGCTAATCACGCTGGAGCCGGGCCGCGCTACCATCCATGCCGATGTGGTTGCCAACGCGTTTTACTTGCTCAGCGGTTGGCAAGAGTACTACTCGCCCGAGCGCGACCACCACGGGCGCTTTCCGTACCGGGCAAGCGTGCAGCAGCGCTACCAATTTGTAACGGTACCGGTCGTCAATTACTATTTCGATTTGCTGCGCACCGCCGTGGAGCACGTGCTTGGCCACGCACTGCCCCGGCGCGCGTGGCCACAACACGCACCGTTTGCCTGCTGGATTACCCACGACGTGGACAACTGCCGCAGCGGCTGGAAAGCCGAAGGCAAAAAGGCCCTGCGCGCCGGCCAGGTAGGCACTTTTGTATCGTTGCTTACGCGCCGCCTAGGCGGGCGCGATGCCTGGGATAACCTTGACGCGGTGCAGCGCGAGGTGGCCGTGCACGGGCAAACGTCCTCGTTTTTCATGCTTGGCAACCCCAAGCCCGCCCCCAACGGCACGCCCAACGCCGATTACGACGTGCGCCATCCCCGCTATCAGCGCTGCTTGCAGCGGCTGCGCTCGGGCGGGGCCGAAATTGGCGTGCACGGCAGCATTGGCACCAGCACCAGCCCCGAAGCCCTGCAGCGCGAGATAAGCCAACTGCCGCCGCCCATTCGGGGCAACCGCTTTCACTACCTGAGCTGGGAGCCGCAAAGCACCCCCGCCGTGCTCGACGCGGCCGGCGTGCAGTTCGATACCACCCTAGGTTTTGCCGAACATTTTGGCTTTCGGCACAGCTACTGCCTGCCCTTTTGGCCCTACAACTTTGCCACGGGCGGCTGCCATCGGTTTCTGGAGATTCCGCTGAACCTGATGGACGCTACCCTGCACCACCCCAATTACCTGCAGCTTGGGCCCGAGGAAATTCTGCCCACTGTGCGGCCCATGCTGGCCGAAATAGAGCGTTTTGGTGGGGTGTTTACCCTGCTGTGGCACAACGAAAATTTCTCGCGGCGCAATCACCGCAACGGCCCCAAGCAGTTCCACGCGTTGGTGCGCTACCTTCGTGGCCGTCATGCCGCGTTTGTGGTGGGGTCCGATGTGTTGGCCCGGTTTGCCCCTACGCCGGCCTGA
- a CDS encoding oligosaccharide flippase family protein: MGIVRRQGLRNTIISYIGLGLGFVNTVFVLPRILEDEQLGLTRVLISIATIYAQLSAVGFASMGIRFFPYFRNREAGHHGFLPFLLGLPLLGFALMTALYLGGKPLVMEQYASDAALLGPYYQWGVVLALFTLLYSLQDAYLKALYHTAFSSFVQEVLLRLLVAGAALAFGAGLLTFHQFVLLYIGLNSGITLLLTAYLAAIGELHLRPQREVLQIRPMRELLGFGGFALLSNISGTVISSIDALMVGSKLNLGAAGVYSVAFFISTALTIPFRSLYKIAFPLLADYWKQHDLGRMAAFYRSTTRLNTVLGCYLALGIGLNLDFIYSLMKPEYAAGAAAVLILLVGRLFDGITGVNGLIVVTSPRYRYDLIFNATLAVLTVLLNLLLIPRYGLGGSAAATSLALVLINVARTWFVWHSYGLQPFDKRIPLLLGIAAVAGVVAWLVPNFTSVWLTMFVRSAALTAVYGGLALATRAVPEATPLLQKILGRSKA, from the coding sequence TTGGGCATCGTCCGGCGCCAAGGGCTGCGCAATACCATCATATCCTACATCGGCCTGGGGCTGGGCTTTGTCAACACGGTTTTCGTGTTGCCCCGCATTCTCGAAGATGAGCAATTGGGCCTCACGCGGGTGCTCATTTCCATCGCCACCATCTACGCGCAGTTGTCGGCGGTGGGCTTTGCGAGCATGGGCATCCGGTTTTTCCCGTACTTCCGCAACCGCGAAGCCGGTCACCACGGTTTCCTGCCGTTTTTGCTGGGACTGCCCCTGCTGGGCTTTGCGCTGATGACGGCGCTCTACCTAGGGGGCAAGCCCTTGGTAATGGAGCAGTACGCTTCCGACGCGGCTCTGCTCGGGCCTTATTACCAATGGGGCGTGGTGCTGGCGTTGTTCACGCTCCTCTACTCGCTGCAGGATGCTTACCTGAAAGCCCTGTACCACACGGCTTTTTCGTCGTTTGTGCAAGAGGTATTGTTGCGCCTACTCGTGGCGGGTGCGGCGCTGGCGTTTGGTGCGGGCCTGCTCACGTTCCATCAGTTTGTGTTGCTTTACATCGGCCTGAACAGCGGCATAACCCTGCTGCTCACGGCTTACCTGGCGGCTATAGGCGAGTTGCATTTGCGCCCGCAACGCGAGGTGCTGCAAATACGGCCCATGCGCGAATTGCTAGGCTTTGGGGGCTTTGCCCTGCTCTCCAATATCTCGGGCACGGTCATTAGCTCCATCGATGCCCTGATGGTAGGCTCCAAGCTGAACCTAGGCGCGGCGGGCGTGTATTCGGTGGCATTTTTCATCAGCACGGCGCTAACCATTCCGTTCCGTTCGCTCTACAAAATTGCCTTTCCGCTGCTGGCCGACTATTGGAAACAGCACGACCTAGGGCGCATGGCCGCGTTTTACCGCAGCACCACCCGCCTCAACACCGTGTTGGGCTGTTACTTAGCATTGGGCATAGGCCTGAATCTCGACTTCATTTATTCGCTGATGAAGCCCGAATACGCTGCCGGTGCTGCGGCCGTTCTCATTTTGCTGGTCGGGCGCTTGTTCGATGGCATAACCGGCGTAAACGGGCTAATTGTGGTTACCTCGCCGCGCTACCGCTACGACCTTATATTCAACGCTACACTCGCGGTTCTTACCGTGCTGCTCAACCTGTTGCTCATTCCGCGCTACGGCCTAGGTGGCTCGGCAGCGGCTACCTCACTGGCGCTGGTGCTCATCAACGTGGCGCGCACGTGGTTTGTGTGGCACAGTTATGGCTTGCAGCCCTTCGACAAGCGCATACCGCTGTTGCTGGGCATTGCGGCCGTGGCCGGCGTGGTAGCCTGGCTGGTGCCCAACTTTACATCGGTTTGGCTGACAATGTTCGTCCGCTCGGCGGCGCTTACCGCGGTGTACGGCGGCTTGGCGCTTGCAACCCGCGCAGTGCCCGAAGCCACGCCGCTGCTGCAAAAAATCCTGGGCCGGAGCAAAGCGTAG
- a CDS encoding CPBP family intramembrane glutamic endopeptidase yields the protein MEHVFPQEPYMMAAPAASRRAKKAYPTYGESWAVLGWYLLASVVAGIPMLLLLNWLPKDDAERYGLAIASIAPALLVWFLKRYAGPSRVVPASWQSRYDGAGLYAILTLAGAALLLVRAPVEWLGLPTWALPKALLQLATQPLLSFVVLCVMAPVFEEWLFRGVLLPGLMKNYGPTKAILQTSLLFGIIHFNPAQSLAAALFGVFLGWLYYRTGSLRACILVHAVNNFIAWLGIFMIRNDKDVLEQLTKSEGPTLPMAAAALGAAAVLVLVVRYLQRLTREPAEDEVVIETNSAVEAV from the coding sequence ATGGAACACGTTTTTCCGCAAGAACCCTACATGATGGCCGCGCCCGCCGCCTCGCGCCGCGCCAAAAAAGCATATCCCACGTACGGCGAAAGCTGGGCGGTGCTCGGCTGGTATCTGCTCGCTTCGGTGGTTGCAGGCATCCCAATGCTGCTGTTGCTCAATTGGCTGCCGAAAGACGACGCCGAGCGCTACGGCCTGGCAATAGCCTCCATAGCGCCGGCGCTGCTGGTTTGGTTTCTGAAGCGCTACGCCGGCCCAAGCCGCGTGGTGCCCGCGAGCTGGCAAAGCCGCTACGATGGCGCCGGGCTATATGCCATTCTTACCCTGGCAGGGGCCGCTCTGCTACTCGTACGCGCTCCGGTGGAGTGGTTGGGCTTGCCAACCTGGGCGCTGCCCAAGGCGTTGCTGCAACTGGCAACGCAACCGTTACTGTCGTTTGTGGTGCTGTGCGTAATGGCGCCGGTATTCGAGGAGTGGCTGTTTCGGGGCGTATTGTTGCCCGGGCTGATGAAAAACTACGGCCCCACCAAGGCCATTCTGCAAACCAGCTTGTTGTTTGGCATTATCCACTTCAACCCGGCCCAGTCGTTGGCTGCGGCTTTGTTTGGTGTGTTTCTGGGGTGGCTGTACTACCGCACGGGCTCGTTGCGGGCCTGCATTCTGGTGCACGCCGTAAACAACTTTATTGCGTGGCTGGGCATATTCATGATTCGCAACGACAAGGACGTGCTTGAGCAGTTAACGAAGTCCGAAGGCCCAACGCTGCCCATGGCCGCGGCTGCCCTAGGTGCTGCCGCGGTGTTGGTGTTGGTGGTGCGCTACCTGCAGCGTCTTACTCGCGAGCCAGCTGAGGACGAAGTGGTTATTGAAACCAATTCGGCGGTTGAGGCAGTGTAG
- a CDS encoding amino acid permease encodes MLKKSLELLRQEAAESGTHTLKRSLGPFNLIAIGVGVIIGAGLFSLTGIAAANHTGPAITLSFVIAAIGCAFSALCYAEFASMVPVAGSAYTYSYATMGELFAWIIGWDLVLEYSVGAATVAISWSNYLGKFLSKYGLHVPPQLMMSPWETATLADGSTVSGLVNLPAVLIVLAITAIIARGTQGSAWFNAIVVALKVSVVLVFIALGWQYIDPANYHPYIPANTGTFGEFGWSGILRGAGVVFFVFIGFDIVATMAQEAKNPQRNMPIGIIGSLLVCTVLFVLFGYVMTGLANFTVFKNSAAPVAIAIEKTPYGWLSTAIIGAILIGYTSVILVDLLGQSRVFFSMSRDGLLPKVFSQIHPKFQTPLKSSLLLGLFISLFAGFVPIHVVGEMCSIGTLLAFVMVCVGVLIMRKREPNAPRAFRTPWVPVVPVLGIVTCLVMMFSLPQDTWIRLFVWLAIGLIIYFAYGKKNSKLGQGQLVNSTVEPVGNTVA; translated from the coding sequence ATGCTTAAAAAATCATTGGAGCTGCTGCGGCAAGAAGCCGCAGAGAGCGGCACGCACACGCTTAAGCGCAGCCTAGGTCCGTTCAACCTCATTGCCATTGGGGTAGGGGTAATTATTGGGGCGGGCTTGTTCTCGCTCACGGGCATTGCTGCCGCCAACCACACCGGCCCGGCCATCACGTTGTCGTTTGTAATTGCTGCCATCGGGTGTGCCTTTTCGGCCTTGTGCTACGCCGAGTTTGCCTCCATGGTGCCGGTGGCCGGCTCGGCCTACACCTACTCCTACGCCACCATGGGCGAGCTATTTGCCTGGATTATCGGCTGGGATTTGGTGCTGGAGTACTCCGTGGGCGCCGCTACCGTGGCCATTAGCTGGTCGAACTACCTGGGCAAGTTCCTCAGCAAGTACGGCCTCCACGTGCCGCCGCAGCTCATGATGTCGCCGTGGGAAACGGCTACCCTGGCCGATGGCAGCACCGTGAGCGGCTTGGTTAACCTACCCGCCGTGCTCATTGTGCTGGCCATTACGGCCATTATTGCGCGCGGCACGCAGGGCTCGGCGTGGTTTAATGCCATTGTGGTGGCCCTTAAGGTGTCGGTGGTGCTGGTGTTCATTGCTCTGGGTTGGCAGTACATCGACCCGGCCAACTACCACCCGTACATTCCGGCCAACACGGGCACCTTCGGCGAGTTTGGCTGGAGCGGCATTTTGCGCGGGGCGGGCGTGGTTTTCTTCGTGTTCATCGGCTTCGATATTGTGGCTACCATGGCGCAAGAAGCCAAGAACCCGCAGCGCAACATGCCCATCGGCATCATTGGCTCGCTGCTGGTGTGCACGGTGCTGTTCGTGCTGTTCGGCTACGTTATGACGGGCCTCGCCAACTTCACCGTGTTTAAGAACAGCGCCGCGCCGGTGGCCATTGCCATCGAAAAAACACCCTACGGCTGGCTAAGCACGGCCATCATCGGGGCCATTCTGATCGGCTACACCTCGGTTATCCTGGTCGATTTGCTAGGCCAAAGCCGCGTGTTCTTCTCCATGTCGCGCGATGGGCTGTTGCCAAAGGTGTTCTCGCAAATACACCCCAAGTTCCAGACGCCGCTCAAATCGAGCCTGCTGCTGGGCTTGTTCATTAGCCTGTTTGCCGGCTTCGTGCCCATTCACGTGGTGGGCGAAATGTGCAGCATCGGTACATTGCTGGCCTTCGTGATGGTATGCGTAGGCGTGCTCATCATGCGCAAGCGCGAGCCCAACGCGCCGCGCGCGTTTCGCACGCCCTGGGTGCCGGTGGTGCCGGTTTTGGGCATCGTTACCTGCTTGGTGATGATGTTCTCGCTGCCCCAGGACACCTGGATTCGTTTGTTCGTGTGGCTGGCAATTGGCCTGATCATCTACTTCGCGTACGGCAAAAAGAACAGCAAGCTGGGCCAAGGACAGCTGGTGAATTCCACCGTCGAGCCCGTGGGCAACACGGTTGCTTAA
- a CDS encoding EcsC family protein, with amino-acid sequence MTPDEQQAYQELRAWQQRMQRPPSALNRFARHVQTRLNALLPERVHQALTTAIKQMVRGVLFGSMHTTRQPLQHAALAQREAAVRQRIKYYRNTAAAEGAVTGAGGFLLSLADFPLLLGIKLKLLFDIAALYGHDVRDYTERLFLLHVFQLTFSSQQTRNEVYQRLANWEAYRQTLPADVNAFDWRTFQQEYRDYIDLAKLAQLLPVVGAAVGLLANYRLLEQLGDTAMSCYRMRRLPAS; translated from the coding sequence ATGACCCCCGACGAACAGCAAGCCTACCAAGAGCTTCGCGCGTGGCAGCAGCGCATGCAGCGGCCGCCCTCGGCCCTCAACCGCTTTGCGCGCCACGTGCAAACCCGCCTGAACGCGTTGCTGCCCGAGCGTGTGCACCAAGCACTCACCACGGCTATCAAGCAAATGGTGCGCGGCGTGCTGTTCGGCTCGATGCACACCACGCGGCAACCCCTGCAACACGCGGCCTTGGCCCAGCGCGAGGCCGCGGTGCGCCAGCGCATCAAGTACTACCGCAACACCGCCGCCGCCGAGGGTGCCGTTACCGGGGCGGGCGGGTTTTTGCTGAGCCTGGCCGATTTTCCGCTGCTGCTCGGCATCAAGCTTAAACTGCTTTTCGACATTGCCGCACTTTACGGCCACGACGTGCGCGACTACACCGAGCGCCTGTTCTTGTTGCACGTGTTTCAGCTAACCTTCAGCAGCCAGCAAACCCGCAACGAGGTGTACCAGCGCTTGGCCAACTGGGAGGCCTACCGCCAAACCCTGCCCGCCGATGTCAACGCCTTCGACTGGCGCACCTTTCAGCAAGAATACCGCGACTACATCGACCTGGCCAAGCTGGCCCAATTGCTGCCCGTGGTGGGGGCAGCCGTGGGCCTGCTCGCCAACTACCGCCTGCTCGAGCAGCTCGGCGACACGGCCATGAGCTGCTACCGCATGCGTCGGCTGCCGGCCTCCTGA
- a CDS encoding nuclear transport factor 2 family protein, whose amino-acid sequence MKPALLCLLLWLGASAVYAQKRPAKQPAPVAKPAQPAAPVAPPPAPAPVLSEAEQVVQRQLEAYNARNLDAFAATYHEQVELLTFPAVLRSKGIAKLREGYGQFFAQTPDLNCQIVHRTVLGNKVIDHERVTGLPNGQVLEAVAIYEVENGLIRRVTFVQ is encoded by the coding sequence ATGAAACCTGCTTTACTCTGCTTGTTGCTGTGGTTGGGAGCCTCAGCCGTGTACGCCCAAAAACGCCCGGCCAAGCAGCCGGCACCGGTTGCCAAGCCCGCTCAGCCTGCTGCGCCCGTCGCGCCACCCCCTGCCCCGGCCCCCGTGCTGTCGGAAGCCGAGCAAGTGGTGCAGCGCCAACTGGAGGCCTACAACGCCCGCAACCTCGATGCCTTTGCGGCCACTTACCACGAACAGGTGGAGCTGCTTACGTTTCCGGCTGTGCTGCGCTCCAAAGGCATAGCCAAGCTGCGCGAAGGCTACGGGCAGTTTTTCGCCCAAACGCCCGACCTGAATTGCCAGATTGTGCACCGCACGGTGCTCGGCAACAAGGTTATCGACCACGAGCGCGTAACGGGCCTGCCCAACGGCCAGGTGCTGGAGGCCGTGGCCATTTACGAGGTAGAAAACGGCCTGATCCGGCGCGTCACGTTTGTGCAGTAG
- a CDS encoding Gfo/Idh/MocA family protein produces MPVVRFVICGAGHIGRRHAALVARSPAARLVALIDTDAALHAALAAEFAGVPCFASLEEYLGQGPAADVLTVATPNYLHAEQATQALRHGLHVVVEKPLALRRADAEAIVQTAQQTNRLVFGVMQNRYSPPAAWLKQVYDEGHLGQIYLVQINCFWNRDTRYYRPGSWHGTRALDGGTLFTQFSHFVDLLYWVFGDITNIEARFRDFNHHELTEFEDSGLVAFDLVRGGSGTLQYSTSVWDRNLESSITVVAEHGSLRIAGQYMDKVEYCHIRNYQLPALPRTNPANDYGTYQGSAANHVHLIENVIDTLQHRTVATTNAHDGLKVVEIIERIYSLK; encoded by the coding sequence TTGCCGGTTGTTCGTTTTGTGATTTGCGGGGCCGGGCACATTGGCCGGCGCCACGCCGCCTTGGTAGCCCGCAGCCCCGCGGCGCGTTTGGTGGCTCTTATCGACACCGATGCGGCGCTGCACGCGGCCTTGGCAGCCGAGTTTGCGGGGGTGCCGTGCTTTGCCTCGCTCGAGGAGTACCTAGGGCAAGGCCCCGCCGCCGATGTGCTGACCGTGGCCACGCCCAATTATTTGCACGCCGAGCAGGCCACGCAGGCGCTGCGCCACGGCCTGCACGTGGTGGTAGAAAAACCGCTGGCCCTGCGCCGCGCCGATGCCGAAGCCATTGTGCAAACGGCGCAGCAAACCAACCGGCTGGTGTTTGGGGTGATGCAAAACCGTTACTCGCCGCCTGCCGCCTGGCTCAAGCAGGTGTACGACGAAGGCCACCTAGGGCAGATTTACTTGGTGCAAATCAACTGCTTCTGGAACCGCGACACCCGCTACTACCGCCCCGGCAGCTGGCACGGCACGCGCGCCCTCGATGGCGGTACGCTGTTCACACAGTTCAGCCACTTCGTCGATTTGTTGTACTGGGTGTTTGGCGACATCACCAACATCGAGGCCCGGTTCCGCGACTTCAACCACCACGAGCTTACCGAGTTCGAAGACTCAGGCCTTGTGGCGTTCGATCTGGTACGGGGCGGCAGCGGCACCTTGCAATACAGCACCAGCGTGTGGGACCGTAACCTTGAAAGCTCCATTACGGTGGTGGCCGAGCACGGCAGCCTGCGCATTGCGGGCCAGTACATGGACAAGGTGGAGTATTGCCACATCCGCAATTACCAACTGCCCGCGCTGCCCCGCACCAACCCCGCCAACGATTACGGCACTTACCAAGGCAGCGCCGCCAACCACGTGCACCTCATCGAAAACGTGATTGACACCTTGCAGCACCGAACCGTAGCCACCACCAACGCCCACGACGGACTGAAAGTGGTGGAAATCATCGAGCGAATTTACAGCCTGAAGTAG
- a CDS encoding M48 family metalloprotease — protein sequence MTRSFLGLLAGLTALAGLTTAAINKPHQGFNIFSVDQDIALGAQVAHQTDSLYQAKGQLLSRGSNARAYQLLDGVVKRVLDNGNIKYRNQFAWDVKIIKDDQMQNAFATPGGHIYVFTGLIKFLDNESQLAGVIGHEIAHADRRHSTQLLQRQYGISLLMGVVLGKNPNMLTQIAAGLGQLKFSRTFEQEADKYSTVYLNGTRYYACDGAAGFFIKAEKQGGARSPEFLSTHPNPGSRVTSIQNSARQLGCTNRSVSNGSFEELKRIL from the coding sequence ATGACCCGCTCTTTTCTTGGCCTGCTGGCGGGCCTCACGGCACTAGCCGGCCTCACCACCGCCGCCATCAACAAACCGCACCAGGGCTTCAACATTTTCTCCGTCGACCAGGACATTGCCCTGGGGGCGCAGGTGGCCCACCAAACCGATTCGCTCTACCAAGCCAAAGGCCAGCTGCTGTCGCGCGGCAGCAACGCCCGCGCCTACCAGCTGCTCGACGGCGTGGTGAAGCGCGTGCTTGACAACGGCAACATCAAGTACCGTAACCAGTTTGCCTGGGATGTCAAGATCATCAAGGACGACCAGATGCAAAATGCGTTTGCCACGCCCGGCGGCCACATCTACGTGTTTACGGGGCTCATCAAGTTCCTCGATAACGAAAGCCAACTGGCGGGCGTAATCGGCCACGAAATTGCCCACGCCGACCGCCGCCACAGCACCCAGCTGCTGCAGCGCCAGTACGGCATCAGCCTGCTGATGGGGGTGGTGCTGGGCAAAAACCCCAACATGCTCACGCAAATTGCCGCCGGCCTGGGCCAGCTCAAGTTCAGCCGCACCTTCGAGCAAGAGGCCGATAAGTACTCTACCGTGTACCTCAACGGCACGCGCTATTACGCCTGCGACGGCGCCGCGGGCTTCTTCATCAAGGCCGAAAAGCAGGGCGGTGCCCGCTCGCCTGAGTTCCTGAGCACGCACCCCAACCCCGGCTCGCGCGTTACGAGCATCCAGAACAGTGCCCGCCAACTGGGCTGCACCAACCGCTCGGTATCCAATGGCAGCTTCGAGGAGCTCAAGCGCATTCTCTAG
- a CDS encoding DegT/DnrJ/EryC1/StrS family aminotransferase — protein sequence MRSEVPASPVRLLDLPAQHAPLQTALEAALQRVMQAADFIQGAEVQLFANELGAYLGGAHVVPCANGTDALQLALMSLGLQPGDEVIVPAFTYVASAEAVAVLGLKPVLADVLPHTFTLDPAAAAAAITPRTRAVMVVHLYGQCADLTALQRLCQQHSLALIEDNAQAIGATWQLPDGCSVAAGTVGEAGTTSFFPSKNLGAFGDGGAVLTHDAGRAAQLYQLANHGQRPGQKYVHHCVGLNSRLDTLQAALLRVKLPHLGAWTAARQQIAARYDTALGDLPRLRIPARQAGSTHVFHQYTLTLASQTERAALQQFLKQHGVPSVVYYPTPLHLQPAYQHLGYSPGAFPVADQLCRTVLSLPIHPAMPAAQVSYVAEVVQAWAQG from the coding sequence GTGCGTTCCGAAGTGCCCGCGTCACCCGTCCGACTGCTCGATTTACCGGCGCAGCACGCCCCCTTGCAAACCGCCCTCGAGGCCGCCCTGCAGCGCGTTATGCAGGCCGCCGATTTTATTCAGGGTGCGGAGGTTCAGTTGTTTGCCAACGAACTGGGCGCCTACTTAGGCGGCGCCCACGTGGTGCCCTGCGCCAACGGTACCGACGCCCTGCAGCTCGCCCTGATGAGCCTGGGTTTGCAACCCGGCGACGAGGTAATAGTGCCCGCGTTTACGTACGTGGCCTCCGCCGAGGCCGTGGCCGTGCTGGGCCTGAAACCGGTGCTGGCCGATGTTCTGCCTCATACCTTCACGCTCGATCCGGCCGCTGCCGCCGCAGCCATTACCCCCCGCACACGGGCCGTTATGGTTGTGCACCTCTACGGCCAGTGCGCCGACCTAACCGCCCTGCAGCGGCTGTGCCAACAGCACAGTCTCGCCCTCATCGAGGACAACGCCCAGGCCATTGGGGCCACCTGGCAACTGCCCGATGGCTGCTCGGTGGCAGCCGGCACGGTTGGCGAGGCAGGTACTACCTCGTTTTTTCCCTCGAAAAACCTAGGCGCGTTCGGCGACGGCGGGGCCGTACTCACCCACGATGCTGGCCGCGCCGCGCAGCTCTACCAGCTAGCCAACCACGGCCAGCGCCCCGGCCAGAAATACGTTCACCACTGCGTGGGCCTCAACTCCCGCCTCGATACGTTGCAAGCTGCCTTATTGCGCGTGAAGCTGCCGCACCTAGGCGCCTGGACGGCCGCGCGCCAGCAAATTGCCGCCCGCTACGATACCGCCCTAGGTGATTTGCCGCGCTTACGCATACCGGCCCGGCAGGCGGGCAGCACCCACGTGTTTCATCAGTACACGCTTACGCTGGCCAGCCAAACCGAGCGCGCTGCCTTGCAACAGTTTCTGAAGCAGCACGGCGTGCCCTCGGTGGTGTACTACCCAACGCCCTTGCACCTGCAGCCGGCTTACCAACACCTAGGCTACTCGCCGGGGGCGTTTCCGGTGGCCGATCAGCTGTGCCGCACGGTGCTTTCGCTGCCCATTCACCCGGCCATGCCGGCTGCGCAGGTGAGCTACGTAGCGGAGGTGGTGCAAGCCTGGGCGCAAGGTTGA
- a CDS encoding DUF6565 domain-containing protein, which produces MFKKSISTHALALLLLGGGLAFSQASCNRAERQETASETGAATNDAYNDFKTFVANTEARADSMGDLTEAEYNEESTQLKSDYDSKVAAAEADMATWDDTRKTEYEQLKTRYNTAYTRREETYRNRGAVATSTTTGGSSAAGNSSMKPVLGIGNMGKYYKPSNPSASLTAANARQTYEDFVQMVKQNEDRYDINDWRNINADWRALDQKYEQIKGDVSTGDKAEIAKEKLKYAAFKSYDKAETRVSQGADLATGNREEAAAKGSGVRLEQSARNAGSDAKEVGKDAAETGKDAGQSAKNVGQKVGGAVKGAYKEVKSEVKNTDKD; this is translated from the coding sequence ATGTTTAAGAAATCCATTTCCACGCACGCCCTCGCCCTGCTGTTGCTGGGTGGCGGCCTTGCCTTCAGCCAAGCCAGCTGCAACCGCGCCGAGCGCCAGGAAACCGCCTCCGAAACGGGCGCCGCTACCAACGATGCCTACAACGACTTCAAAACCTTTGTAGCCAACACCGAGGCCCGCGCCGACAGCATGGGCGACCTGACGGAAGCCGAGTACAACGAAGAAAGCACCCAGCTCAAGAGCGATTACGACAGCAAAGTTGCGGCTGCCGAGGCCGATATGGCCACTTGGGATGATACGCGCAAAACGGAGTACGAGCAGCTGAAAACCCGCTACAACACGGCCTACACGCGCCGCGAAGAAACCTATCGTAACCGCGGGGCCGTGGCTACGAGCACTACCACGGGGGGCAGCTCGGCCGCGGGCAACAGCTCGATGAAGCCTGTTTTGGGCATCGGCAACATGGGCAAATATTACAAGCCCAGCAACCCGTCGGCTAGCCTTACCGCCGCCAACGCCCGCCAGACGTACGAAGACTTCGTGCAGATGGTGAAGCAGAACGAAGACCGCTACGACATCAACGACTGGCGCAACATCAACGCCGACTGGCGTGCCCTCGACCAGAAGTACGAGCAAATTAAGGGCGATGTAAGCACCGGCGACAAAGCCGAAATTGCCAAGGAAAAGCTGAAATACGCCGCCTTTAAATCGTACGACAAGGCCGAAACCCGCGTGTCGCAGGGCGCCGACCTGGCCACCGGCAACCGCGAAGAGGCAGCCGCCAAAGGCTCGGGCGTACGCCTGGAGCAGTCGGCCCGCAACGCTGGCTCCGACGCCAAAGAGGTTGGCAAAGACGCCGCTGAAACCGGCAAGGACGCTGGCCAAAGCGCTAAAAACGTAGGCCAAAAAGTTGGCGGCGCCGTAAAGGGCGCTTACAAAGAAGTGAAGTCGGAGGTTAAGAACACCGACAAGGACTAA